GGACGTCTTTGCAAAGAGATTTTTTTAGCCATTACATGTACTTTAATAAATCTTTAAACCTGACTAGGGCTCCCGACTCAATACATATCCATCATGTACCGCAACAGCGCATCAGGGTCGGCGACCTTTTTCACCGCCTCTTCTCGGGAAACGATCCCTTTGGTCACCAGATTCTTCAAGGCCATGTACATGGTCTGCATGCCGAGTTTGCCGCCCGTCTGAATCGCCGTGGCGATTTGATGCGTCTTGCCCTCCCGGATCAGGTTGCGGATGGCCGTCGTGCAAACCATGATCTCCTGGGCTACGACACGCCCCTTGCCGTCGGCGCGAGGCAGCAGTTGCTGGCAGACGACCCCCTGCAGAACCGTGGCGAGTTGGATGCGGATCTGGGCCTGTTGCCCCACATCGAAGACATCGATAATCCGGTCGATCGTCTGGGACACATCGTTGGTGTGGAGGGTGGCCATAACCAGGTGACCTGTCTCAGCCGCCGTGATGGCTGTGGCGATCGTCTCCAAGTCGCGCATCTCGCCAACAAGGATGACATCGGGATCCTCGCGCATCGCCGCCCGCAGCGCGCCGGCGAAGGAGTTTGAATCAAGCCCGATTTCCCGTTGGTTAACGATACTTTTGTTATGGCGGTGCAAAAATTCGATCGGATCTTCCAAGGTAATGATATGCTCGGCTCGCTCCGAGTTGATCAAGTCGATCATCGCGGCCAGGGTTGTCGACTTGCCGCTCCCGGTGGGCCCGGTGACGAGCACCAAGCCGTTGGGCCGGCGCGCCAAGGAAGCAAGAACCTCCGGCAGACCGAGTTCTCGAAAAGATGGGGGTTTTAGCGGGATAATCCGCAGCACCATGGCAGAACTTCCCCGCTGACGGAAGGCGTTCACCCGGAAGCGCCCAATAGCGGGAACAGCGTAGGAAAGATCTGCTTCACCCTTCTGCTCGAACAGGGCGAGTTGTTTTTCGTTAAGGATCTGACGGACCAGGGCGTCCGTGTCAGGCGGCATCAACGGACGAAACCAATCGCTATCGATGGGCGCGCCCAGTTCCTGCAGCGGTGTCAGTCTCCCGTTGATCCGGAAGGATGGCATCCGTCCGACGGTGATATGCACATCCGAGGCTTTGTTCTGAGCGGCCAGCATCAGGAGATCATTGATTTCCATGGAGGATTCCCTCCCCACTATTCATTGACATAGGCGACGCGCAGGATTTCCTGCACCGTGGTCAAACCCTGTCGCACCTTGTTCAAGCCGTCTTGACTGATCGGAATCATCCCATCACGGATAGCCTGGGCGGCAATAGCGTCGGCAGAGGCCCTTTCCATGATCAATTTGCGCTGTGCCGACGTGATGGTCAGGACCTCATGAATGGCGACCCGTTTCCGATAGCCCGTATTGTTGCAGGCCATGCAACCGCGTCCCCGGAAGAGGGTCAGCGGCGCGTCGTCGGGAACACCCAGGTAGATCCGTTCGGCCGATCCCGGTTCCGGGGTGTAGGGGCGCTTGCAGTTGGCGCAGACGCGACGCACGAGCCGCTGGGCCACGACCCCGACGAGGGAGGAGGCGACCAGGAAGGGCTCAACGCCCATATCGATCAGCCGGTTGACGGAGCCGGCTGCGTCATTGGTATGTAGGGTGGAAAAGACAAGGTGGCCCGTCGTCGCCGCCCGGACGCCGATCTCAGCCGTCTCCCGGTCACGGATCTCCCCGACGAGGATAACGTCAGGGTCCTGGCGGAGGACGGAGCGGAGACCGCTGGCAAAGTCGAGGCCGGCCCGCATGTTCACCTGCACCTGGTTGACGCCGTCCAGCACGTACTCGACGGGATCCTCGATGGTGACAATGTTTTTCTCGGGCGTGTTGATCTCGTTGATCGATGCGTAGAGGGTCGTCGTCTTTCCCGAGCCCGTCGGCCCCGTGATCAGCACCATACCGTAGGGGTTGCGGACCAGCATCTCATACCTCTTCAGCGTCTCTTCCTGGAAACCCAGTTGACGCAGGTCAAAGAGCACATTGCTCTTGTCGAGAAGGCGGATGAC
The Heliomicrobium undosum DNA segment above includes these coding regions:
- a CDS encoding type IV pilus twitching motility protein PilT, which translates into the protein MEINDLLMLAAQNKASDVHITVGRMPSFRINGRLTPLQELGAPIDSDWFRPLMPPDTDALVRQILNEKQLALFEQKGEADLSYAVPAIGRFRVNAFRQRGSSAMVLRIIPLKPPSFRELGLPEVLASLARRPNGLVLVTGPTGSGKSTTLAAMIDLINSERAEHIITLEDPIEFLHRHNKSIVNQREIGLDSNSFAGALRAAMREDPDVILVGEMRDLETIATAITAAETGHLVMATLHTNDVSQTIDRIIDVFDVGQQAQIRIQLATVLQGVVCQQLLPRADGKGRVVAQEIMVCTTAIRNLIREGKTHQIATAIQTGGKLGMQTMYMALKNLVTKGIVSREEAVKKVADPDALLRYMMDMY
- a CDS encoding GspE/PulE family protein, coding for MAATNRRKLGDLLKEYNLITDEQLQQALAEQRRKGERLGQALVRLGFVTPQMINEVLEFQLGIPTISLLHYQLNPEVFKLLPENLCRRHKCLPVKRVGNRLTVAMADPLNLLALDDIKMATNLEIDQAIVAEEELDQVFEKIYGLNEDQEADIKRLEVEANRTEEESAIIDLGELERITAVGDAPIIRVVNTILQQGAKEGASDIHVEPQEGGVRVRFRCDGILRDVLTLPKASHPALLSRIKLLAKMNIAEKRLPQDGRIQTKLGDKMIDLRVSTLPAIHGEKCVIRLLDKSNVLFDLRQLGFQEETLKRYEMLVRNPYGMVLITGPTGSGKTTTLYASINEINTPEKNIVTIEDPVEYVLDGVNQVQVNMRAGLDFASGLRSVLRQDPDVILVGEIRDRETAEIGVRAATTGHLVFSTLHTNDAAGSVNRLIDMGVEPFLVASSLVGVVAQRLVRRVCANCKRPYTPEPGSAERIYLGVPDDAPLTLFRGRGCMACNNTGYRKRVAIHEVLTITSAQRKLIMERASADAIAAQAIRDGMIPISQDGLNKVRQGLTTVQEILRVAYVNE